A region of Argentina anserina chromosome 5, drPotAnse1.1, whole genome shotgun sequence DNA encodes the following proteins:
- the LOC126794578 gene encoding thaumatin-like protein 1b yields the protein MGVNPLLMAMIFFTIVSFFSAETESASFEILNNCSYTIWPGLVSTYYDTVDTLSTTGFTLKSGESFNLSVPKSWHGRVWGRTLCNESSTTGNFSCFTADCGSGKIECDGNVGNPPATFAQFQLNINATGMDMYGVSLADGFNLPMVVVPRGGGRNCNSSGCLADVNGECLKELRLARDGSQETVACMTPCTAFNDPKFCCSPKVYLPISPETCGGNIYTEFFKQICPRANTYAFNDPSTSVQNQTTYTCASANYSIVFCPIRYLAI from the exons ATGGGTGTGAACCCTCTTCTAATGGCAATGATCTTCTTCACGATCGTCTCTTTCTTCTCAG CAGAAACAGAGTCCGCATCTTTCGAGATACTCAACAATTGCAGCTACACAATCTGGCCCGGACTTGTGTCGACGTACTACGACACTGTCGACACCTTGTCGACCACCGGCTTCACGCTCAAGAGCGGTGAGTCCTTCAACCTCTCCGTCCCCAAATCCTGGCACGGTCGGGTGTGGGGCCGCACACTCTGCAACGAATCCTCCACTACCGGAAACTTCTCCTGTTTCACCGCCGACTGCGGCTCCGGAAAAATCGAGTGCGACGGAAATGTAGGTAACCCGCCGGCTACTTTTGCCCAGTTCCAACTCAACATTAATGCCACCGGCATGGACATGTACGGCGTCAGCCTCGCGGACGGGTTCAACCTCCCGATGGTGGTGGTGCCTCGCGGAGGAGGCAGAAATTGCAATTCATCGGGATGCTTGGCGGACGTGAACGGCGAGTGTCTCAAGGAGCTGAGGTTAGCCCGTGACGGGAGCCAAGAGACCGTCGCGTGCATGACCCCGTGCACGGCGTTCAATGATCCGAAGTTTTGTTGTAGCCCAAAAGTGTATCTCCCGATTTCACCCGAGACTTGTGGTGGGAACATATATACCGAATTTTTCAAACAGATATGTCCACGAGCGAATACCTATGCTTTCAATGACCCAAGTACTTCCGTTCAGAACCAGACTACCTATACGTGTGCGTCGGCTAACTACAGTATTGTGTTCTGCCCTATCAGGTACCTAGCAATCTAA
- the LOC126795836 gene encoding probable LRR receptor-like serine/threonine-protein kinase At4g29180: MQVQGVISSYITYIKLFHDSLDETITETPAEEPTGSASIPSKNKNHKSIIASIASSFGIAILILTVLASLWNCKRKRQQGIQNISLQLDDGRLFKYSELVKITNNFSSPIGAGGFGKVYHGILESGIQVAVKLLISASGSSEFQNEVKLLMRARHRNVVSFVGYCNRKTMALVFEYVANGNLLQHLTVSDTGNSLTWNERLQIAVDAARGLDYLHNDCKPPIIHRDIKTSNILLTEKLHAKICDFGVSKLLSTESATHTMTDHVKGTRGYLDPEYYNTGKLNKKSDIYSFGIVLLELITGKTAIIKDVEPEPIHICQWVRPMFERTEIENILDSRIQAGTCNVSSAWKVVGIAMECVSSTTIERPDINNVYKELEECLEIEIPPKIAKVAHVDEDNDDSRTSSSVSVCMTSHTKSESFLVQMNSHIEFETKRHTYHSF; this comes from the exons ATGCAAGTGCAAGGGGTTATTAGTAGTTACATCACTTACATCAAGCTTTTTCATGACAGTTTGGACGAAACAATAACTGAAACACCAGCTGAAGAACCAACTGGGTCAGCATCGATTCCTtcgaaaaataaaaaccacaaATCCATCATTGCCTCTATAGCGTCAAGTTTTGGGATTGCCATCCTCATATTAACGGTGTTAGCCAGCCTATGGAACTGTAAAAGGAAAAGGCAACAAG ggatccAAAACATTTCATTGCAGTTAGATGATGGTCGACTCTTTAAATACTCGGAGCTTGTAAAAATTACCAATAATTTTTCATCGCCAATTGGAGCTGGTGGATTTGGAAAAGTTTATCATGGTATTCTGGAAAGTGGTATTCAAGTTGCTGTCAAGTTACTTATTTCAGCATCAGGCTCTAGTGAATTTCAAAATGAG GTCAAGCTATTGATGAGAGCTCGTCATAGAAATGTGGTTTCCTTCGTTGGGTACTGCAACAGAAAAACTATGGCACTTGTATTTGAATATGTTGCCAATGgaaatttgctacaacatTTAACGGTTTCAG ATACTGGAAACAGTTTGACTTGGAATGAGAGACTTCAAATCGCAGTGGATGCAGCACGAG GATTGGATTATCTACATAATGATTGCAAGCCTCCCATAATCCACAGAGATATAAAGACCTCCAATATATTGTTAACTGAAAAACTTCATGCCAAGATATGTGATTTTGGTGTTTCCAAACTTCTTTCAACTGAATCAGCCACTCATACCATGACAGATCATGTCAAAGGAACTCGCGGATACTTAGATCCTGA ATATTACAACACAGGAAAGCTGAACAAAAAGAGTGATATATACAGCTTTGGGATTGTATTGCTCGAGCTAATCACCGGCAAAACAGCAATAATAAAAGATGTAGAACCCGAACCTATTCACATATGTCAATGGGTGAGACCAATGTTTGAGAGAACAGAAATCGAAAACATATTGGATTCAAGGATACAAGCAGGGACTTGCAATGTTTCCTCTGCTTGGAAAGTGGTAGGAATCGCCATGGAATGTGTGTCTTCAACAACTATTGAAAGACCAGATATCAATAATGTGTACAAGGAATTGGAGGAATGTTTGGAAATAGAGATTCCACCTAAAATAGCGAAGGTTGCACATGTCGATGAGGATAATGATGATTCTAGGACTAGTTCAAGTGTCTCTGTTTGCATGACGTCCCACACCAAGTCCGAAAGCTTCTTAGTTCAGATGAATTCTCACATTGAGTTTGAAACCAAAAGGCATACGTATCATTCATTCTAA